Proteins found in one Streptococcus mitis genomic segment:
- a CDS encoding AAA family ATPase, translating to MKKKTAVVFGTFAPLHQGHIDLIQRAKRQCDQVWVVVSGYEGDRGEQVGLTLQKRFRYIREAFRDDELTSVCKLDETNLPRYPMGWQEWLDQMLAEISYDETQQELIFFVGERDYQQELSNRGFETVLQERKFDISATMIRENPSKYWKYIAQPFRRQFTKKVLIMGSASNGKTTLAKDLARYYDAPVSLEYAREYQIKNNVRDDELTPKDYYYLLLGQYDQTSKLIDSNANRGLVIADTNSLVTKGYYDYYMEAEDQGDLSGETFDNLFASILAKEKWDLILFVQPVGSYVNDGFRDMTMAEDHIRHSFSQHLDQMRERYLTTIPLVYLAEDYLGNYEAAKVAIDAIYQAD from the coding sequence ATGAAAAAGAAAACAGCAGTGGTATTTGGAACCTTTGCTCCACTTCATCAAGGACATATCGATCTGATTCAGCGAGCGAAGCGGCAGTGTGACCAGGTCTGGGTTGTCGTTTCAGGCTATGAGGGAGACAGAGGGGAGCAGGTAGGCTTAACGCTTCAAAAAAGATTTCGCTATATCAGAGAGGCTTTTCGTGATGACGAATTGACCTCTGTCTGCAAGTTAGATGAGACTAATCTTCCACGTTACCCTATGGGTTGGCAGGAGTGGTTGGATCAAATGTTAGCGGAGATTTCTTATGATGAAACCCAGCAAGAACTAATCTTCTTTGTGGGAGAACGTGACTACCAGCAAGAATTATCAAATCGTGGTTTTGAGACTGTTTTGCAAGAAAGAAAGTTTGATATTTCAGCGACTATGATTCGAGAAAATCCAAGCAAATATTGGAAATATATTGCTCAACCCTTCCGACGTCAGTTTACAAAGAAAGTGTTGATTATGGGAAGTGCCAGCAATGGGAAGACCACTTTAGCTAAGGATTTGGCAAGGTATTACGATGCGCCGGTCAGCTTGGAATACGCACGCGAGTACCAGATCAAAAACAATGTCCGCGACGATGAATTGACTCCAAAGGATTACTACTATCTCCTTTTAGGGCAGTATGACCAGACCTCTAAGTTAATTGACAGTAATGCCAATCGAGGCCTAGTGATAGCTGACACCAACTCCTTAGTAACCAAGGGCTACTATGATTATTACATGGAGGCTGAGGACCAAGGGGATTTATCAGGGGAGACCTTTGACAATCTCTTTGCATCTATCTTGGCTAAGGAAAAATGGGACTTGATTCTCTTTGTGCAACCTGTCGGCTCCTATGTCAATGATGGGTTTAGAGATATGACCATGGCAGAAGACCATATTCGTCATAGTTTTTCCCAGCATTTGGACCAGATGAGAGAGCGATATTTAACCACCATTCCACTAGTTTATCTAGCTGAGGATTACCTAGGCAATTATGAAGCAGCAAAAGTGGCTATTGATGCTATTTACCAAGCAGATTAG
- a CDS encoding Veg family protein yields the protein MSDAFTDVAKMKKIKEEIKAHEGQVVEMTLENGRKRQKNRLGKLIEVYPSLFIVEFGNVEGDKQANVYVESFTYSDILTEKNLIHYLD from the coding sequence ATGTCAGATGCATTTACAGATGTAGCCAAGATGAAAAAAATCAAAGAAGAAATCAAGGCACATGAGGGACAAGTCGTAGAAATGACTTTGGAGAATGGTCGTAAGCGCCAAAAAAATAGATTGGGTAAGCTAATTGAGGTTTATCCATCCCTATTTATCGTTGAATTTGGGAATGTTGAAGGAGATAAACAAGCTAATGTTTACGTTGAATCCTTTACTTACTCAGATATCCTTACAGAAAAGAATTTGATTCATTATCTTGACTAA
- a CDS encoding CtsR family transcriptional regulator, whose translation MRFKNTSDHIEAYIKAILDQSGIVELQRSQLADTFQVVPSQINYVIKTRFTESRGYLVESKRGGGGYIRIGRIEFSSHHEMLRELLYSIGERVSQEIYEDILQLLVEQELMTKQEMNLLMTVALDRVLGEEAPVLRANMLRQVIQEVDRKGK comes from the coding sequence ATGAGATTTAAAAATACATCGGATCATATTGAGGCCTACATCAAGGCGATTTTAGATCAATCTGGTATTGTGGAGTTGCAACGGAGTCAGTTGGCAGATACCTTTCAGGTTGTTCCTAGTCAGATTAACTATGTAATCAAGACACGCTTTACGGAAAGTAGAGGCTACTTGGTTGAAAGTAAGCGTGGTGGTGGAGGCTACATTCGTATAGGACGGATTGAGTTTTCTAGTCATCATGAAATGCTCAGGGAGCTGCTTTACTCAATTGGTGAGCGGGTCAGTCAAGAAATTTATGAGGATATTCTACAACTTTTGGTTGAGCAGGAATTGATGACCAAGCAGGAGATGAATTTGCTGATGACAGTAGCTTTGGATCGCGTTCTAGGAGAAGAAGCTCCAGTCCTTCGAGCTAACATGCTACGACAGGTTATACAAGAGGTAGATAGAAAAGGGAAGTAA
- a CDS encoding thiamine-binding protein — translation MKASIALQVLPLSQGIDRIDVIDQVIAYLQAQEVTMVVTPFETVLEGEFDELMRIFKEALEVARQEADNVFANVKINVGEILSIDEKLEKYTETTH, via the coding sequence ATGAAAGCAAGCATTGCCTTGCAAGTTTTACCCCTATCACAGGGGATTGATCGGATAGATGTTATTGATCAGGTCATTGCTTATCTGCAAGCTCAAGAGGTGACTATGGTGGTGACACCATTTGAAACGGTCTTGGAAGGGGAGTTTGATGAGCTCATGCGCATTTTCAAAGAAGCGCTGGAAGTGGCAAGGCAGGAGGCAGATAATGTCTTTGCCAATGTCAAAATAAATGTAGGAGAGATTTTAAGTATTGATGAGAAACTTGAAAAGTATACTGAGACGACACATTAG
- a CDS encoding ABC transporter substrate-binding protein: MKKTWKVFLTVLTALVAVVLVACGQGTASKDNKEAELKKIDFILDWTPNTNHTGLYVAKEKGYFKEAGVDVDLKLPPEESSSDLVINGKAPFAVYFQDYMAKKLEKGAGITAVAAIVEHNTSGIISRKSDNVASPKDLVGKKYGTWNDPTELAMLKTLVESQGGDFEKVEKVPNNDSNSITPIANGVFDTAWIYYGWDGILAKSQGVDANFLYLKDYVKEFDYYSPVIIANNDYLKDNKEEARKVIQAIKKGYQYAMEHPEEAADILIKNAPELQEKRDFVIESQKYLSKEYASDKEKWGQFDAARWNAFYKWDRENGILKEDLTDKGFTNEFVK; encoded by the coding sequence ATGAAAAAAACATGGAAAGTGTTTTTAACTGTTTTAACAGCTCTTGTAGCTGTTGTGCTTGTGGCCTGTGGTCAAGGAACTGCTTCTAAGGATAATAAGGAAGCAGAACTTAAGAAGATTGACTTTATCCTAGACTGGACACCAAATACCAACCACACAGGGCTTTATGTTGCCAAGGAAAAAGGTTATTTCAAAGAAGCTGGAGTGGATGTTGATTTGAAATTGCCACCAGAAGAAAGTTCTTCTGACTTAGTTATTAACGGTAAGGCACCATTTGCAGTGTATTTCCAAGACTATATGGCTAAAAAATTGGAAAAAGGAGCAGGAATTACTGCTGTTGCAGCTATCGTAGAACACAATACATCAGGAATCATCTCTCGTAAATCTGACAATGTAGCTAGTCCAAAGGACTTGGTTGGTAAGAAATACGGGACTTGGAATGACCCAACTGAACTTGCTATGTTGAAAACCTTGGTAGAATCACAAGGTGGGGACTTTGAGAAGGTTGAAAAAGTACCAAACAACGACTCAAACTCTATCACACCGATTGCTAATGGAGTATTTGATACTGCATGGATCTACTACGGATGGGATGGTATCCTTGCAAAATCTCAAGGTGTAGATGCTAACTTCTTGTACTTGAAAGACTATGTCAAGGAGTTTGACTACTACTCACCAGTTATTATCGCAAACAACGACTATTTGAAAGACAACAAAGAAGAAGCTCGTAAAGTCATCCAAGCTATCAAAAAAGGCTACCAATATGCCATGGAGCATCCAGAAGAAGCAGCTGATATCCTCATCAAAAATGCACCTGAACTTCAGGAAAAACGTGACTTTGTCATCGAATCTCAAAAATACTTGTCAAAAGAATACGCAAGCGACAAGGAAAAATGGGGTCAATTTGATGCAGCTCGCTGGAATGCCTTCTACAAATGGGATAGAGAAAATGGTATCCTTAAAGAAGATTTGACAGACAAAGGCTTTACCAATGAATTTGTGAAATAA
- a CDS encoding ATP-dependent Clp protease ATP-binding subunit, whose amino-acid sequence MNYSKALNECIESAYMVAGHFGARYLESWHLLIAMSNHSYSVAGATLNDYPYEMDRLEEVALELTETDYSQDETFTELPFSHRLQVLFDEAEYVASVVHAKVLGTEHVLYAILHDGNALATRILERAGFSYEDKKDQVKIATLRRNLEERAGWTREDLKALRQRHRTVADKQNSMANMMGMPQTPSGGLEDYTHDLTEQARSGKLEPVIGRDKEISRMIQILSRKTKNNPVLVGDAGVGKTALALGLAQRIASGDVPAEMAKMRVLELDLMNVVAGTRFRGDFEERMNNIIKDIEEDGQVILFIDELHTIMGSGSGIDSTLDAANILKPALARGTLRTVGATTQEEYQKHIEKDAALSRRFAKVTIEEPSVADSMTILQGLKATYEKHHRVQITDEAVETAVKMAHRYLTSRHLPDSAIDLLDEAAATVQNKAKHVKADDSGLSPADKALIDGKWKQAAQLIAKEEEVPVYKDLVTESDILTTLSRLSGIPVQKLTQTDAKKYLNLEAELHKRVIGQDQAVSSISRAIRRNQSGIRSHKRPIGSFMFLGPTGVGKTELAKALAEVLFDDESALIRFDMSEYMEKFAASRLNGAPPGYVGYEEGGELTEKVRNKPYSVLLFDEVEKAHPDIFNVLLQVLDDGVLTDSKGRKVDFSNTIIIMTSNLGATALRDDKTVGFGAKDIRFDQENMEKRMFEELKKAYRPEFINRIDEKVVFHSLSSDHMQEVVKIMVKPLVASLAEKGIDLKLQASALKLLANKGYDPEMGARPLRRTLQTEVEDKLAELLLKGDLVAGNTLKIGVKAGQLKFDIA is encoded by the coding sequence ATGAACTATTCAAAAGCATTGAATGAATGTATCGAAAGTGCCTACATGGTTGCTGGCCATTTTGGAGCTCGTTACCTAGAGTCTTGGCACTTGTTGATTGCCATGTCTAATCACAGTTATAGTGTGGCAGGGGCAACTTTAAATGATTATCCATATGAGATGGATCGTTTAGAAGAAGTTGCTTTGGAGTTGACTGAAACGGACTATAGCCAGGATGAAACCTTTACGGAATTGCCGTTCTCTCATCGTTTGCAGGTCCTTTTTGACGAAGCAGAGTATGTAGCGTCAGTGGTCCATGCTAAGGTGCTAGGGACAGAGCATGTCCTCTATGCGATTTTGCATGATGGCAATGCCTTGGCGACTCGTATCTTGGAGAGGGCTGGTTTTTCTTATGAAGACAAGAAGGATCAGGTTAAGATTGCTACCCTTCGTCGAAATTTAGAAGAACGAGCAGGTTGGACTCGTGAAGATCTCAAGGCTTTACGCCAACGCCATCGTACAGTAGCTGATAAGCAAAATTCTATGGCTAATATGATGGGCATGCCCCAGACTCCGAGTGGTGGTCTCGAGGACTATACGCATGATTTGACAGAGCAAGCGCGTTCTGGCAAGTTAGAACCAGTCATCGGTCGAGATAAGGAAATCTCGCGTATGATTCAAATCTTGAGCCGTAAAACCAAGAATAACCCTGTCTTGGTTGGGGATGCTGGTGTCGGGAAAACAGCCTTGGCGCTTGGGCTTGCCCAGCGTATTGCTAGTGGTGATGTACCTGCAGAAATGGCTAAGATGCGCGTGTTAGAGCTTGATTTGATGAATGTTGTTGCAGGGACACGTTTCCGTGGTGACTTTGAAGAACGCATGAACAATATCATCAAGGATATTGAAGAAGATGGCCAAGTCATCCTCTTTATCGATGAACTTCATACCATCATGGGTTCTGGTAGTGGGATTGACTCAACTCTAGATGCGGCCAATATCTTGAAGCCAGCCTTGGCGCGTGGAACTTTGAGAACAGTTGGTGCGACCACTCAGGAAGAATACCAAAAACATATCGAAAAAGATGCAGCCCTTTCTCGTCGTTTCGCAAAAGTGACGATTGAAGAGCCAAGTGTGGCAGACAGCATGACCATTTTACAAGGCTTGAAGGCGACTTATGAGAAACATCACCGTGTGCAAATCACAGATGAAGCGGTTGAAACAGCTGTTAAGATGGCTCATCGTTATTTGACTAGTCGTCACTTGCCAGACTCTGCTATTGATCTCTTGGATGAAGCAGCAGCAACAGTGCAAAATAAGGCTAAGCATGTAAAAGCAGATGATTCAGGTTTGAGTCCAGCTGACAAGGCCTTGATAGATGGCAAGTGGAAACAGGCAGCCCAGCTAATCGCAAAAGAAGAGGAAGTGCCTGTCTATAAAGACTTGGTGACAGAGTCTGATATTTTGACCACCTTGAGTCGCTTGTCAGGTATTCCAGTCCAAAAACTGACTCAGACAGACGCTAAGAAATACCTGAATTTGGAAGCTGAATTGCACAAACGTGTCATCGGTCAAGATCAAGCTGTTTCAAGCATTAGCCGTGCGATTCGCCGCAACCAGTCAGGGATTCGTAGTCATAAGCGTCCGATTGGTTCCTTTATGTTCCTAGGGCCTACAGGTGTCGGTAAGACCGAATTGGCCAAGGCTTTGGCAGAAGTTCTTTTTGACGACGAATCAGCCCTTATCCGCTTTGATATGAGTGAGTATATGGAGAAATTTGCAGCCAGTCGTCTCAATGGAGCTCCTCCGGGTTATGTGGGTTATGAAGAAGGTGGGGAGTTGACCGAGAAGGTTCGCAATAAACCATACTCTGTTCTCCTCTTTGATGAGGTAGAAAAAGCTCACCCAGACATCTTTAATGTTCTCTTGCAGGTCTTGGATGACGGTGTCTTAACCGATAGCAAGGGACGCAAGGTTGACTTTTCAAATACTATTATCATAATGACGTCAAACCTTGGTGCGACAGCCCTTCGGGATGATAAGACTGTCGGATTTGGAGCTAAGGACATTCGTTTTGACCAGGAAAATATGGAAAAACGCATGTTTGAAGAGCTGAAAAAAGCTTATAGACCTGAGTTTATTAATCGTATTGATGAAAAGGTGGTCTTCCATAGCCTGTCTAGCGATCATATGCAGGAAGTGGTGAAGATTATGGTCAAACCTTTAGTGGCAAGTTTGGCTGAAAAAGGCATTGACTTGAAATTACAAGCTTCAGCACTGAAATTGTTGGCAAATAAAGGATATGACCCAGAGATGGGGGCTCGTCCACTTCGCAGAACCCTGCAAACAGAAGTGGAGGACAAGTTGGCAGAACTTCTTCTTAAGGGAGATTTGGTGGCAGGTAACACACTTAAGATTGGTGTCAAAGCAGGCCAGTTAAAATTTGATATTGCATAA
- a CDS encoding ABC transporter ATP-binding protein → MTEIRLEHVSYAYGQERILEDINLKVTSGEVVSILGPSGVGKTTLFNLIAGILEVQSGRIVLDGEENPKGRVSYMLQKDLLLEHKTVLGNIILPLLIQKVDKAEAIARADEILATFQLTAVRDKYPHELSGGMRQRVALLRTYLFGHKLFLLDEAFSALDEMTKMELHAWYLEIHKQLQLTTLIITHSIEEALSLSDRIYILKNRPGQIVSEIKLDWSEDEDKEVQKIAYKRQILVELGLDK, encoded by the coding sequence ATGACAGAAATTAGATTAGAACACGTCAGTTATGCCTATGGTCAAGAGAGGATTTTAGAGGATATCAATCTGAAAGTAACTTCAGGTGAAGTGGTTTCTATCCTAGGCCCAAGTGGTGTTGGGAAGACCACCCTCTTTAATCTAATTGCGGGGATTTTAGAAGTTCAGTCAGGGAGAATTGTCCTTGATGGTGAAGAAAATCCCAAGGGGCGCGTGAGTTATATGTTGCAAAAGGATCTGCTCTTGGAACACAAGACGGTGCTTGGTAATATCATTCTGCCCCTCTTGATTCAAAAGGTGGATAAGGCAGAAGCTATTGCCCGCGCGGATGAAATTCTTGCGACCTTCCAGTTGACAGCTGTAAGAGATAAATACCCTCATGAACTCAGTGGTGGGATGCGCCAGCGTGTGGCCTTGCTTCGTACCTATCTTTTCGGGCATAAGCTCTTTCTCTTAGATGAAGCCTTTAGCGCCTTGGATGAGATGACCAAGATGGAACTACACGCTTGGTACCTTGAGATTCACAAGCAGTTGCAGCTAACAACCTTGATCATCACGCATAGTATCGAGGAGGCCCTCAGTCTCAGCGACCGCATCTATATCTTGAAAAATCGCCCTGGGCAGATTGTTTCAGAAATTAAACTAGATTGGTCTGAAGATGAGGACAAGGAAGTCCAAAAGATTGCCTACAAACGTCAAATCTTGGTAGAATTAGGCTTAGATAAGTAG
- the dnaB gene encoding replicative DNA helicase: protein MAEVEELRVQPQDILAEQSVLGAIFIDESKLVFVREYIESRDFFKYAHRLIFQAMVDLSDRGDAIDATTVRTILDNQGDLQNIGGLSYLVEIVNSVPTSANAEYYAKIVAEKAMLRRLISKLTESVNQAYEASQPADEIIAQAEKGLIDVSENANRSGFKNIRDVLNINFGNLEARSQQTTDITGIATGYRDLDHMTTGLHEEELIILAARPAVGKTAFALNIAQNIGTKLDKTVAIFSLEMGAESLVDRMLAAEGLVESHSIRTGQLTDEEWQKYTIAQGNLANASIYIDDTPGIRITEIRSRSRKLAQETGNLGLILIDYLQLISGTGRENRQQEVSEISRQLKILAKELRVPVIALSQLSRGVEQRQDKRPVLSDIRESGSIEQDADIVAFLYRDDYYERGGEEEEGIPNNKVEVIIEKNRSGARGTVELIFQKEYNKFSSISKREA, encoded by the coding sequence ATGGCAGAAGTAGAAGAGTTACGAGTACAACCTCAAGATATCTTAGCTGAACAATCCGTTTTGGGGGCTATCTTTATTGACGAGAGTAAGCTTGTTTTTGTACGAGAATATATTGAATCTCGGGACTTTTTTAAGTATGCCCATCGTTTGATTTTCCAAGCTATGGTCGATTTATCCGATCGTGGCGATGCTATCGATGCAACAACGGTTCGTACCATTCTTGATAATCAAGGTGATTTACAGAATATTGGTGGCCTGTCTTACCTAGTTGAGATTGTCAATTCTGTGCCAACTTCTGCTAATGCGGAGTATTATGCTAAAATCGTTGCAGAAAAGGCTATGTTACGGCGATTAATCTCCAAGTTGACAGAGTCTGTCAATCAAGCTTACGAGGCTTCGCAACCAGCTGATGAAATCATTGCTCAGGCAGAAAAAGGTCTGATTGATGTCAGCGAAAATGCTAATCGAAGTGGATTTAAGAACATTCGAGATGTGTTGAATATCAACTTTGGAAATCTGGAAGCTCGCTCGCAACAAACGACCGATATTACAGGTATTGCGACAGGCTACCGTGACTTGGATCATATGACGACTGGACTTCATGAGGAGGAGTTGATTATCCTAGCAGCCCGTCCGGCGGTTGGTAAGACAGCCTTTGCATTGAATATTGCTCAGAATATTGGGACTAAGTTGGACAAAACGGTTGCTATTTTTTCACTCGAAATGGGTGCGGAAAGTCTAGTGGATCGTATGCTAGCTGCAGAAGGCTTGGTGGAATCACATTCTATCCGTACAGGGCAATTGACAGATGAGGAGTGGCAAAAATATACCATTGCTCAAGGGAATCTAGCTAATGCAAGTATCTATATCGATGATACGCCAGGGATTCGAATTACAGAGATTCGTTCTCGTTCTCGTAAACTGGCTCAAGAAACTGGAAATCTTGGTTTGATTTTAATAGACTATTTGCAGCTTATCTCGGGAACTGGTCGGGAAAATCGTCAACAAGAGGTTTCGGAAATTTCACGTCAGTTGAAAATTTTAGCTAAGGAACTGAGGGTTCCAGTAATCGCTCTCAGTCAGCTTTCTCGTGGTGTAGAACAACGTCAGGATAAGAGACCGGTCTTGTCTGATATTCGTGAATCTGGATCTATTGAGCAGGACGCTGATATCGTAGCCTTTCTTTATCGCGACGATTACTATGAGCGTGGTGGTGAAGAAGAGGAAGGCATACCAAATAATAAGGTAGAAGTTATTATCGAGAAAAACCGTAGTGGAGCTCGTGGAACGGTGGAATTAATTTTCCAAAAAGAATACAATAAATTTTCAAGTATCTCAAAGAGGGAGGCATAA
- a CDS encoding ABC transporter permease, with protein sequence MRNLKSILRRHISLLGFLGVLSIWQLAGFLKLLPKFILPTPLEILQAFVRDREFLWHHSWATLRVALLGLVLGVLIACLMAVLMDSLTWLNDLIYPMMVVVQTIPTIAIAPILVLWLGYGILPKIVLIILTTTFPIIVSILDGFRHCDKDMLTLFSLMRAKPWQILWHFKIPVSLPYFYAGLRVSVSYAFITTVVSEWLGGFEGLGVYMIQSKKLFQYDTMFAIIILVSIISLLGMKLVDVSEKYVIKWKRS encoded by the coding sequence ATGAGAAACTTGAAAAGTATACTGAGACGACACATTAGTCTATTGGGCTTTCTCGGAGTCTTGTCAATCTGGCAGTTAGCAGGTTTTCTTAAACTTCTCCCCAAGTTTATCCTGCCGACACCTCTTGAAATTCTCCAGGCCTTTGTTCGTGATAGAGAATTTCTCTGGCACCATAGCTGGGCGACCTTGAGAGTGGCTTTACTGGGGCTGGTTTTGGGAGTCTTGATTGCCTGTCTCATGGCTGTGCTTATGGACAGTTTGACTTGGCTCAATGACCTGATTTACCCTATGATGGTGGTTGTTCAGACCATTCCGACCATTGCTATAGCTCCTATTCTGGTCTTGTGGCTAGGTTATGGGATTTTGCCCAAGATTGTCTTGATTATCTTGACGACAACCTTTCCTATCATCGTCAGCATTTTGGATGGTTTTAGGCATTGTGACAAGGATATGTTGACCTTGTTTAGTCTGATGCGGGCCAAGCCTTGGCAAATCCTGTGGCATTTTAAAATCCCAGTCAGCCTGCCTTACTTTTATGCAGGTCTGAGAGTCAGTGTCTCCTATGCCTTTATCACAACAGTAGTATCTGAGTGGTTGGGAGGCTTTGAAGGACTAGGTGTCTACATGATTCAGTCCAAGAAACTGTTTCAGTATGATACCATGTTTGCTATTATTATTCTGGTATCGATTATCAGCCTTTTGGGTATGAAGCTGGTTGATGTCAGTGAAAAATATGTTATTAAATGGAAACGTTCGTAG
- the cbpD gene encoding choline binding-anchored murein hydrolase CbpD, whose protein sequence is MKVLPFKVTETGFSFRKSAKKVVPFLVVGLMLAAGDSVYAYSGGNGSIARGDDYPAYYKNGSQEIDKWRMYSRQCTSFAAFRLSGVNGFEIPAAYGNANEWGHRARREGYRVDNTPTIGSIAWSTAGTYGHVAWVSNVIGDEIEIEEYNYGIRESYNKRVVKANTMTGFIHFKDLAGGSVGNSQSSVSTGGTHYFKTKAAIKNQPLASATAIDYYYPGENVHYDQILEKDGYKWLSYTAYNGSRRYIQLEGVSSSQNYQNQSGNSSNYGSNNSSTVGWKKINGSWYHFKSDGSKATGWLKDGSSWYYLKSSGEMQTGWLKENGLWYYLDSSGAMKTGWYQVSGKWYYSYSSGALAVNTTVDGYRVNSDGERV, encoded by the coding sequence ATGAAAGTTTTACCATTCAAAGTAACAGAGACAGGATTTTCTTTTAGAAAATCAGCTAAAAAAGTTGTTCCCTTTTTAGTAGTAGGATTGATGCTAGCAGCGGGTGATAGTGTATATGCCTATTCCGGAGGAAATGGATCGATTGCGCGTGGGGATGATTATCCTGCTTATTATAAAAATGGCAGTCAGGAGATTGACAAGTGGCGCATGTATTCTCGTCAGTGTACTTCTTTTGCAGCCTTTCGCTTAAGTGGTGTAAATGGTTTTGAGATTCCGGCAGCTTATGGAAATGCGAATGAATGGGGTCATCGTGCTCGTCGTGAAGGGTATCGTGTAGATAATACACCGACGATTGGCTCTATTGCTTGGTCTACTGCAGGAACTTATGGTCATGTTGCTTGGGTGTCAAATGTAATAGGAGATGAGATTGAGATTGAAGAATACAACTATGGAATAAGGGAATCTTACAATAAGCGCGTCGTGAAGGCGAATACTATGACTGGTTTTATTCATTTTAAAGATTTAGCTGGTGGCAGTGTTGGGAATAGTCAATCCTCAGTTTCAACAGGAGGAACACATTATTTTAAGACTAAGGCTGCTATCAAAAATCAGCCTCTAGCTAGCGCAACTGCAATTGATTACTATTATCCTGGAGAGAATGTTCATTATGATCAAATTCTCGAAAAAGATGGGTACAAGTGGTTGAGTTATACGGCTTATAACGGAAGTCGTCGCTATATCCAGCTAGAGGGAGTAAGCTCTTCACAGAATTATCAGAATCAATCAGGAAATAGCTCTAACTATGGATCCAATAACAGTTCAACTGTCGGTTGGAAGAAAATAAATGGTAGTTGGTATCATTTCAAATCAGATGGTTCTAAGGCGACGGGATGGCTGAAAGATGGCTCTAGCTGGTATTATTTGAAATCATCTGGTGAAATGCAGACAGGATGGTTAAAGGAAAATGGTCTGTGGTATTATTTGGATAGTTCAGGGGCAATGAAAACAGGTTGGTATCAAGTCTCTGGTAAGTGGTATTATTCTTACTCTTCAGGCGCCTTAGCTGTTAATACGACGGTGGATGGCTACAGAGTAAATAGTGATGGAGAACGAGTATAG
- the pnuC gene encoding nicotinamide riboside transporter PnuC, which translates to MKKLTEKITQFIENFKNVHAEARKIGFAGIMRLLCKDLFVGRSLFQWLYLIVLSSVPLILEFTQNTESHDWLSLFASWTGIVCVILVAEGRASNYLFGAINSAIYLVLAMNATFYGEVLTTVYFFVMQPIGLYAWLSNRINDQGKAEESHFEAKKLSVLDWLKYLALTAIIWIGMGLAYQSIHSARPFRDSVTDATNGVGQLLMTRLYREQWIFWIATNLFSIYLWWGENIHIQGMYWVYTLNSLVGWYQWTKAVRKEA; encoded by the coding sequence ATGAAAAAACTAACTGAAAAAATCACACAATTTATCGAAAACTTTAAAAATGTCCATGCGGAAGCACGCAAGATCGGTTTTGCAGGAATCATGCGCCTGCTCTGTAAAGATCTCTTTGTTGGCCGGAGTCTTTTCCAGTGGTTGTATCTCATCGTCCTGTCAAGTGTTCCCTTGATCTTGGAATTCACGCAAAATACAGAAAGTCATGACTGGCTGAGCTTGTTTGCATCTTGGACGGGGATTGTCTGTGTTATTTTGGTAGCAGAAGGGCGTGCAAGCAATTATCTCTTTGGGGCCATTAACTCTGCTATCTATTTGGTTTTGGCTATGAATGCGACTTTTTATGGTGAAGTCTTGACGACCGTTTACTTCTTTGTCATGCAGCCGATTGGTCTCTATGCTTGGCTGTCCAACCGTATCAATGACCAAGGAAAAGCAGAAGAATCTCACTTTGAGGCCAAGAAATTATCTGTGCTTGACTGGCTTAAGTACTTAGCCTTGACTGCTATCATCTGGATTGGTATGGGCTTAGCTTACCAAAGTATCCATAGTGCTCGCCCTTTCCGTGATAGTGTTACCGATGCGACCAATGGTGTTGGCCAGCTCTTGATGACACGTCTCTACCGTGAGCAATGGATTTTCTGGATTGCAACTAATCTCTTTAGTATTTACCTCTGGTGGGGTGAAAATATCCACATCCAAGGGATGTACTGGGTTTACACACTCAATAGTCTAGTAGGTTGGTACCAATGGACCAAGGCAGTTCGTAAGGAGGCGTAA